One region of Stigmatella erecta genomic DNA includes:
- a CDS encoding long-chain-fatty-acid--CoA ligase has product MRWMREVTTLATLPALRSQTLGPKAALILRDEALSFEALERRANQAAHALRREGLHPGERVAVLGRESLDSLVLLFGVAKARAVYVGLNWRLAPEELAYILEDSGARLLFVDEESAALVPRVFEKMRGPLPVVRVGAPLSAPGDFARWCEGAASTPLATSYDPEEVVVQLYTSGTTGRPKGVLLPHRSFLAIAHALEAHGERWIGWTEASVSMLFVPTFHIGGLWWLVRGLAMGSTQVVLRSFEPATILSSLARYRVTHTCMVPAMMQILLGEPGLHQADLSSLKAVVYGGAPISSALLEKGRRLLGCDFAQIYGMTETGNCAVCLRPEDHQNAPASRLRAAGRPFPGVRVRVLDEQGQEVPPGTIGQICLNSPARMAGYWRQPEETRKTLVGEWVMTGDAGYVDAEGFVYICDRVKDMIISAGENIYPAEIENVIRSHPGVADVAVIGVPDELWGEAVKALVVKQPGATLRAGDILRHTRGALAEFKVPKSVEFTEGLPRNAAGKLLKGVLREPYWKGRERRVN; this is encoded by the coding sequence ATGCGCTGGATGCGCGAAGTCACCACGCTCGCCACGCTGCCGGCCCTGCGGAGTCAGACCCTGGGGCCGAAGGCCGCCCTCATCCTGCGGGACGAGGCCCTGAGCTTCGAGGCGCTGGAGCGCCGCGCCAACCAGGCGGCGCATGCCCTGCGCCGGGAGGGCCTCCACCCGGGAGAGCGGGTGGCGGTGCTCGGCCGGGAGTCCCTCGACTCGCTCGTGCTCCTGTTCGGGGTGGCCAAGGCCCGCGCCGTCTACGTGGGCCTGAACTGGCGGCTCGCCCCGGAGGAGCTGGCCTACATCCTTGAGGACTCGGGGGCCCGGCTGCTCTTCGTGGACGAGGAGTCCGCGGCCCTGGTGCCGCGGGTGTTCGAGAAGATGCGCGGCCCGCTGCCCGTGGTCCGGGTGGGCGCGCCCCTGAGCGCCCCGGGAGACTTCGCCCGCTGGTGCGAGGGGGCGGCCTCCACGCCCCTGGCCACGTCCTATGATCCGGAGGAGGTGGTGGTGCAGCTCTACACGAGCGGCACCACGGGCAGGCCCAAGGGGGTGCTGCTGCCCCACCGCAGCTTCCTGGCCATCGCGCATGCGCTGGAGGCCCACGGCGAGCGCTGGATTGGCTGGACGGAGGCCAGCGTCAGCATGCTCTTCGTGCCCACCTTCCACATCGGAGGCCTGTGGTGGCTGGTGCGGGGGCTGGCGATGGGAAGCACGCAGGTCGTCCTGCGGAGCTTCGAGCCCGCCACGATTCTCTCCAGCCTGGCCCGCTACCGGGTCACCCACACGTGCATGGTGCCCGCGATGATGCAGATCCTCCTGGGCGAGCCGGGCCTCCACCAGGCGGACCTGTCATCCCTGAAGGCCGTCGTGTACGGGGGGGCGCCCATCTCGTCCGCGCTGCTGGAGAAGGGGCGGCGCCTGCTGGGCTGCGACTTCGCGCAGATCTACGGCATGACCGAGACGGGCAACTGCGCCGTCTGTCTGCGGCCGGAGGACCACCAGAACGCGCCGGCCTCCCGGTTGCGCGCCGCGGGCCGGCCCTTTCCCGGGGTGCGGGTGCGCGTCCTGGACGAGCAGGGGCAGGAGGTGCCCCCGGGAACCATCGGGCAGATCTGCCTGAACTCCCCCGCGCGGATGGCCGGCTACTGGCGCCAGCCGGAGGAGACCCGGAAGACGCTCGTGGGGGAGTGGGTGATGACGGGCGACGCCGGGTACGTGGACGCGGAGGGCTTCGTCTACATCTGCGACCGGGTGAAGGACATGATCATCTCGGCGGGGGAGAACATCTACCCGGCGGAGATCGAAAACGTCATCCGGAGCCACCCCGGGGTCGCGGACGTGGCCGTCATCGGGGTGCCGGACGAGCTGTGGGGCGAGGCCGTCAAGGCGCTGGTGGTGAAGCAGCCCGGCGCCACGCTGCGCGCCGGGGACATCCTGCGCCACACGCGCGGGGCCCTGGCGGAGTTCAAGGTGCCCAAGTCCGTGGAGTTCACCGAGGGGCTCCCGCGCAACGCCGCCGGCAAGCTGCTCAAGGGGGTGCTGCGCGAGCCGTACTGGAAGGGGCGCGAGCGCCGCGTCAACTGA
- a CDS encoding thiol-disulfide oxidoreductase DCC family protein, with product MDTKTKAAGQARAVVLFDGVCNLCNSTVNFIIDRDPTAHFRFAALQSPQAAELLAPLGRVPQGEPQSIFLLEDGKLYERSTAALKIARRMGGAWKGLYAFIVVPAPVRDAVYRFIASHRYRWFGKSDACRMPTPELRERFL from the coding sequence ATGGACACGAAGACGAAGGCCGCCGGACAGGCCAGGGCCGTGGTGCTCTTCGACGGGGTCTGCAACCTCTGCAACAGCACCGTCAACTTCATCATCGACCGGGACCCCACCGCGCACTTCCGCTTCGCGGCCTTGCAGTCGCCCCAGGCCGCGGAGCTGCTGGCCCCCCTGGGCCGCGTGCCCCAGGGCGAGCCCCAGAGCATCTTCCTGCTCGAAGATGGGAAGCTCTACGAGCGCTCCACGGCGGCGCTGAAGATCGCCCGGCGCATGGGCGGGGCCTGGAAGGGGCTCTATGCCTTCATCGTGGTGCCGGCGCCGGTGCGCGATGCCGTCTACCGCTTCATCGCGAGCCACCGGTACCGGTGGTTCGGCAAGTCGGACGCCTGCCGGATGCCCACCCCGGAGCTGCGGGAGCGGTTTCTCTAG